A single region of the Pirellulales bacterium genome encodes:
- a CDS encoding type II toxin-antitoxin system ParD family antitoxin produces MSMMLPPDLQSFVEAEVSSGRYESEQALVQDAVHVLRDMSEQYQALYTEVEASIAQADRGELHPLDTEGAKAEGRRRLANRSVSS; encoded by the coding sequence ATGTCGATGATGTTGCCCCCCGATCTTCAGTCCTTTGTTGAAGCGGAAGTTTCCAGCGGTCGCTACGAGAGCGAACAGGCCCTGGTACAGGACGCCGTGCACGTGCTTCGCGATATGAGCGAGCAATACCAAGCCCTCTACACCGAAGTAGAGGCGTCCATCGCGCAGGCTGATCGCGGCGAGTTGCACCCACTCGACACCGAAGGCGCGAAGGCCGAAGGTCGCCGACGCCTCGCCAATCGTTCGGTGTCGTCGTAA
- a CDS encoding redoxin domain-containing protein: protein MRCNFAKLLSAGLLAVAVVGLLLVGSDLAVGNPPGLVEELPAGTPASPAEPEAIVLPELKSTDAPETNSVGRQVSDFSLPDASGKMRRLDEFSDARLVVVAFVGTECPLVRLYTPRLEQLAADYRAQGVQLVAIDANVQDTPAELADFAQQLKVKFPLLIDADGKVADLFGAKRTPEVFVLDRERVVRYHGRIDDQFQVGAQKPRVGRRDLAIALDELLAGKGVSEPALVVSGCLIGRERKAEPVGEVTWTGQIAGIMSNRCVECHRSGEIAPFSLVDYDDAVAWGETIVEAVDAGRMPPWFASESAHVKYANENRLTDEEKHLIAQWVADGAPHGPGEAIARVPERVAELSGEELIIPMSEEPFHVPADGVVDYQYYTVDPGWTEDRWVSHVDVRPGNRGVVHHVLVFVVRPGAIYPPVYPGELIGGYVPGLRGIHYPQSMAMRLPAGSKIVFQMHYTPNGTPCDDTTSIALRLVNESEVTHEVKAEKAINVLFQIPPNDPDYKAEATYTFVKDATLLSLIPHMHVRGKSIRYDFYYPDGSRETLLNVPRYDFNWQLEYILDEPKQIPAGTKLICRAKYDNSAGNKSNPDPTHWVTFGEQTWQEMLIGFFIIAEDRNQTISPAEALADRMDHARSLVFDLSQPAPWTKKVIRIAEEADKQIRYAQRRGRLQNRPILGDLGGMVRSGVVEAEKQKVLGSGTGGEEIVDVNRSMPFLRRMAKALEATMDEGGGGSK, encoded by the coding sequence ATGCGTTGCAACTTTGCGAAGCTGCTATCGGCCGGACTGTTGGCCGTTGCGGTGGTCGGGCTCTTGTTGGTTGGCTCGGACCTAGCCGTTGGCAATCCGCCTGGTTTGGTCGAAGAACTTCCGGCTGGCACGCCTGCGTCGCCGGCCGAGCCCGAGGCGATTGTCCTTCCCGAGCTGAAGTCGACCGACGCGCCAGAGACGAATTCCGTCGGTCGGCAAGTGTCGGACTTCAGCCTGCCCGATGCGAGCGGAAAGATGCGTCGTCTGGACGAATTCTCCGACGCCAGGCTCGTCGTCGTCGCCTTTGTGGGGACCGAGTGTCCCCTGGTGCGGCTCTACACGCCGCGGCTCGAGCAACTGGCAGCCGACTATCGCGCGCAAGGTGTGCAACTGGTCGCCATTGATGCGAACGTGCAGGACACGCCAGCCGAGTTGGCCGACTTTGCCCAGCAGCTCAAGGTAAAGTTCCCCCTGCTGATCGATGCCGACGGTAAGGTGGCCGACCTCTTCGGCGCCAAACGCACGCCCGAAGTCTTCGTGCTCGATCGCGAGCGCGTGGTCCGCTACCACGGCCGCATCGACGATCAGTTCCAGGTCGGCGCGCAAAAGCCCAGGGTCGGACGCCGCGACCTGGCCATCGCGCTCGATGAACTGCTGGCCGGCAAGGGGGTGAGCGAGCCGGCGCTGGTGGTTTCAGGCTGCTTGATCGGCCGCGAGCGCAAGGCCGAGCCCGTGGGCGAGGTGACGTGGACCGGCCAGATCGCCGGCATCATGTCGAACCGTTGCGTCGAGTGCCATCGCTCGGGCGAGATCGCTCCTTTCTCGCTCGTCGACTACGACGATGCCGTCGCCTGGGGTGAGACGATCGTCGAGGCGGTCGACGCCGGTCGCATGCCCCCCTGGTTCGCTAGCGAATCGGCGCACGTGAAATACGCGAACGAGAATCGCCTGACCGACGAAGAGAAGCACCTGATCGCGCAGTGGGTGGCCGATGGCGCGCCGCACGGCCCCGGCGAGGCGATCGCCCGCGTGCCCGAGCGAGTCGCGGAACTGAGTGGCGAGGAACTCATCATTCCGATGAGCGAGGAGCCCTTCCACGTGCCGGCCGATGGCGTGGTCGATTACCAGTATTACACGGTCGATCCCGGCTGGACCGAGGATCGGTGGGTCTCGCACGTCGACGTGCGGCCGGGCAACCGCGGCGTCGTGCATCACGTGCTGGTCTTCGTCGTGCGGCCGGGGGCGATCTATCCGCCCGTGTATCCCGGCGAATTGATCGGTGGCTATGTGCCGGGCCTGCGCGGCATTCACTACCCGCAGTCGATGGCGATGCGTCTGCCGGCCGGGTCGAAGATCGTGTTTCAGATGCACTACACGCCGAACGGCACCCCCTGCGATGACACCACGAGCATCGCCCTGCGACTGGTGAATGAGAGCGAAGTAACGCACGAGGTGAAGGCCGAAAAGGCGATCAACGTGCTGTTCCAGATCCCGCCCAACGATCCCGACTACAAGGCCGAAGCGACCTACACGTTCGTCAAGGATGCGACGCTGTTGAGCCTGATCCCGCACATGCACGTGCGGGGCAAGTCGATCCGTTACGATTTCTACTATCCCGACGGCTCGCGCGAGACGCTGTTGAACGTGCCGCGGTACGACTTCAACTGGCAGTTGGAATACATCCTGGATGAGCCGAAGCAGATACCCGCCGGCACCAAGCTCATCTGCCGCGCAAAGTACGACAATTCGGCCGGCAACAAGTCGAACCCGGATCCCACGCACTGGGTCACGTTTGGCGAGCAGACGTGGCAGGAGATGCTGATCGGCTTTTTCATCATCGCCGAGGACCGCAACCAGACGATCTCGCCGGCCGAGGCGCTGGCTGATCGCATGGACCATGCGCGAAGTTTGGTGTTCGACCTGAGCCAGCCGGCCCCCTGGACGAAAAAGGTGATCCGTATCGCCGAAGAGGCGGACAAGCAGATCCGCTACGCGCAGCGCCGCGGCCGCCTGCAGAACCGCCCGATCCTGGGAGATCTCGGCGGCATGGTCCGCTCGGGCGTCGTCGAGGCCGAGAAACAAAAGGTGCTCGGCAGCGGCACCGGCGGCGAAGAGATCGTCGACGTCAACCGCAGCATGCCGTTTTTGCGGCGCATGGCGAAGGCGCTCGAAGCGACCATGGACGAGGGTGGGGGCGGATCGAAGTAA
- a CDS encoding dihydroorotase, producing the protein MPSILIRDGRVIDPSQNLDRVTNLLIEDGRIAGYDVSPNGQDQIIDARDKIVSPGLIDMHVHLREPGREEDETIATGTAAALAGGFTSIACIPNTEPPIDTQGTVEFVQHQAARADNCHVFVVACVSKNREGKELAEIGQLVRAGAVGFSDDGAPVYDPELMRRAFEYCSMFDKPVLNHAEVRELTEGGVMHEGLVSMILGLAGMPSAAEDVMTGRDIVLAEATGGKLHIMHISTAGSVEIVRRAKRRGVRVTTEVCPHHFTLTDECLRTFDSNFKMSPPLRAQSDVEACIAGLVDGTIDVICTDHAPHAREKKMQELDRAPFGIVGLETALSLVITNLIEPGHLDWPAALAKLTINPARILGIDKGTLRVGADADVTIIDPAARWTVDPRRFKSKSANTPFGGWGLHGRATTVIVDGRVKYTA; encoded by the coding sequence ATGCCCAGTATTTTGATCCGCGACGGCCGGGTGATCGATCCCAGCCAGAATCTCGATCGCGTGACGAATCTGTTGATCGAGGATGGCCGCATCGCCGGCTACGACGTCTCGCCCAACGGGCAGGATCAGATCATCGACGCGCGAGACAAGATCGTTTCGCCCGGCCTGATCGACATGCACGTTCACTTGCGCGAACCGGGACGCGAAGAGGATGAGACGATCGCCACCGGCACGGCCGCCGCGCTGGCGGGCGGCTTCACCTCGATCGCTTGCATTCCGAACACCGAGCCGCCGATCGATACCCAAGGCACGGTCGAGTTCGTGCAGCACCAGGCGGCGCGGGCCGATAACTGCCACGTCTTTGTCGTGGCCTGCGTGAGCAAGAATCGCGAAGGCAAGGAACTGGCCGAGATCGGGCAACTGGTCCGCGCCGGCGCCGTGGGCTTCTCGGACGACGGCGCCCCGGTCTACGATCCGGAGTTGATGCGCCGCGCGTTCGAGTACTGCTCGATGTTCGACAAGCCGGTGCTGAACCACGCCGAGGTCCGCGAGTTGACCGAAGGGGGCGTGATGCACGAGGGGCTCGTGTCGATGATCCTCGGCTTGGCCGGCATGCCCTCGGCCGCCGAAGACGTCATGACCGGCCGCGACATCGTGCTGGCCGAGGCCACCGGCGGCAAACTGCACATCATGCACATTTCGACCGCCGGCAGCGTCGAGATCGTCCGCCGCGCGAAACGTCGCGGCGTGCGCGTGACGACCGAGGTCTGCCCCCACCACTTCACCTTGACCGACGAGTGCCTGCGAACGTTCGATTCGAATTTCAAGATGAGTCCGCCGCTACGGGCACAGTCGGATGTGGAGGCCTGCATCGCGGGGCTCGTCGATGGCACGATCGACGTCATCTGCACCGATCACGCGCCCCACGCGCGCGAGAAGAAGATGCAGGAACTCGATCGCGCCCCGTTCGGCATCGTCGGCCTCGAGACGGCCCTGTCACTGGTGATTACGAACCTGATCGAGCCGGGGCATCTCGACTGGCCGGCGGCGCTGGCCAAGCTGACGATCAACCCGGCCCGCATCCTCGGCATCGACAAGGGCACATTGCGCGTCGGCGCCGATGCCGACGTGACGATCATCGATCCGGCCGCGCGTTGGACGGTCGACCCGCGCCGCTTCAAGTCGAAGAGCGCCAACACGCCGTTCGGCGGTTGGGGGCTGCACGGCCGCGCCACCACGGTGATCGTGGATGGCCGCGTGAAGTACACCGCCTGA
- a CDS encoding ankyrin repeat domain-containing protein: protein MLKNDLAGLQAGLNQGLDPNERDEEGRTPLLHAAIDKRLGAVEVLLKAGANIDAQDPLGNVALHFAAQNYDLELASLLLRRGAEIDVTDMHGNTPLWRAVFNSQGRGELIKALLQAGADRNHRNKHGKTPVELAESIANHNVAQFFT from the coding sequence GTGTTGAAAAACGACTTGGCAGGACTGCAGGCAGGTCTCAATCAGGGATTAGATCCCAACGAGCGTGATGAAGAAGGACGCACGCCGTTGCTTCATGCGGCGATTGACAAAAGACTCGGCGCAGTTGAGGTACTGCTAAAAGCTGGTGCCAACATCGACGCCCAAGATCCACTCGGCAATGTCGCTCTTCATTTTGCAGCACAGAACTATGATCTCGAATTGGCATCACTGCTACTGCGACGCGGGGCAGAGATAGATGTGACCGACATGCACGGAAACACACCCTTGTGGCGTGCCGTGTTCAATTCACAAGGCCGAGGAGAACTAATCAAAGCGTTACTCCAAGCGGGGGCCGACCGAAATCACCGAAACAAGCACGGTAAGACGCCAGTGGAACTCGCTGAGTCAATTGCGAATCACAATGTCGCGCAATTCTTCACCTAG
- a CDS encoding type II toxin-antitoxin system RelE/ParE family toxin: MTAADELLDRFDEQCQLYAGQPLLAQARPDFGKNVRAFPVGKYIVVYRPLPDGIEVLHFVHGARDIPTLLRRKGIS; the protein is encoded by the coding sequence ATGACTGCCGCCGACGAATTGCTCGACCGTTTTGACGAGCAGTGCCAACTATATGCCGGTCAGCCGTTGCTCGCACAAGCGAGGCCCGACTTTGGCAAAAACGTACGCGCGTTCCCGGTAGGGAAATACATCGTCGTTTATCGGCCACTTCCGGACGGCATCGAAGTCTTGCACTTCGTTCACGGCGCTCGCGACATTCCGACGCTTCTCCGCCGGAAAGGCATTTCATAA
- a CDS encoding sulfatase, whose product MLRRRVFAACLIVFAFTLVARQAAAAHTSERPPNVVVIFIDDMGYADIGPFGAKGYPTPNLDRMAHEGRRFTNFYVSQAVCSASRAALMTGCYNVRVGILGALGPHARHGINADEVTLAEICKQRGYATACYGKWHLGHHEKFLPLQHGFDDYFGLPYSNDMWPYHPEVMHLPEAERLERWPDLPLIEKNAILNPKVTAKDQEQLTTQYTERAVRFIETNQDRPFFLYLPHSMVHVPLYVSDKFRGKSERGLFGDVVMEVDWSVGQVLDTLRRLNLAENTLVVFTADNGPWLSYGDHAGSAAPLREGKGTMFDGGCREPTIMWWPGKIPADTRCDTPAMTIDILPTVAQVIGAKLPRHKIDGRSIWPLVAGEPDAKSPHEAYYFYWGNELQAVRQGKWKLHFPHEYRTLADEPGGTGGNPTRYQQAQIELSLFDIEADPGETRNVKEEYPEVVARLSELADAMRNDLGDSARQIEGTGIRPAGKL is encoded by the coding sequence ATGCTACGTCGACGAGTATTTGCCGCCTGTCTGATCGTATTCGCGTTCACCTTGGTTGCGCGTCAGGCAGCGGCCGCACACACGAGCGAACGTCCGCCCAACGTCGTTGTCATCTTCATCGACGACATGGGCTACGCCGACATTGGTCCCTTCGGCGCGAAGGGCTATCCCACGCCCAACCTCGATCGCATGGCCCACGAGGGGCGCAGGTTTACGAACTTCTATGTCTCCCAGGCGGTCTGTTCGGCCTCGCGCGCGGCGCTCATGACCGGTTGCTACAACGTGCGCGTAGGCATCCTGGGGGCGCTCGGGCCCCATGCCCGGCATGGCATCAACGCCGACGAGGTGACGCTGGCCGAGATCTGCAAGCAGCGCGGTTACGCCACGGCCTGTTACGGCAAGTGGCACCTGGGGCACCACGAGAAATTCCTGCCACTGCAGCATGGCTTCGACGATTACTTCGGTCTGCCCTATTCGAACGACATGTGGCCCTACCATCCAGAGGTCATGCACCTGCCGGAAGCAGAACGACTCGAACGCTGGCCCGACCTGCCGCTGATCGAAAAGAACGCGATCCTCAATCCGAAGGTCACGGCGAAAGACCAGGAGCAGCTCACCACGCAATACACGGAGCGCGCGGTTCGCTTTATCGAGACCAATCAGGATCGCCCTTTCTTTCTCTACCTGCCCCACTCGATGGTACACGTGCCGCTGTACGTATCGGATAAGTTTCGCGGCAAGTCCGAGCGGGGATTATTCGGCGATGTCGTCATGGAGGTCGATTGGTCGGTGGGACAGGTCCTCGACACGCTGCGTCGCTTGAACTTGGCCGAGAACACGCTGGTCGTCTTCACCGCCGACAACGGACCGTGGCTCAGCTACGGCGATCACGCGGGGTCGGCCGCCCCGCTGCGCGAGGGAAAGGGAACGATGTTCGACGGGGGGTGCCGCGAGCCGACGATCATGTGGTGGCCCGGCAAGATCCCCGCCGATACCAGGTGCGACACTCCGGCCATGACGATCGATATTTTGCCGACCGTGGCACAAGTGATCGGCGCCAAGCTGCCTCGGCACAAGATCGATGGTCGCAGCATCTGGCCGCTGGTGGCGGGCGAACCGGATGCGAAATCGCCCCACGAAGCCTATTACTTCTACTGGGGGAACGAACTGCAGGCGGTGCGGCAAGGGAAATGGAAGCTGCACTTTCCGCACGAGTATCGCACCCTGGCCGACGAACCGGGGGGCACCGGCGGCAACCCGACACGCTACCAGCAGGCGCAGATCGAACTGTCGTTGTTCGATATCGAGGCCGATCCGGGGGAAACGCGCAACGTCAAGGAAGAGTATCCCGAAGTTGTGGCCCGCCTCTCGGAACTGGCGGATGCCATGCGCAATGATTTGGGAGACTCTGCTCGGCAGATCGAGGGAACAGGCATTCGACCGGCAGGAAAACTTTGA
- a CDS encoding redoxin domain-containing protein — MPLPIKRVVLLLLLLICACSLSAEGAVGGEAATPAVPALGKQIADFELPDQYARSHRLGDFANRPVVAVVFLGIDCPLVKHYAQRLVELSDEFAPRGVQFIGVNANRQDSITALGQFARQHHVEFPLLKDAHHTVADQFGATRTPEVFVLDRQRRVVYQGRIDDQYGVGFKRLQPVRRDLAEALEDALANKPVRLATTDPAGCLIGRSPKVEPHGAVTYHQQVSRILAGHCVECHRPGEVGPFPLTSYDEVAGWAPMIAEVVQQNRMPPWFADPKYGQFKNDCRLSDEDRATLLTWIKNGAPEGDARDAPPPPKFVSGWRMEQPDLVLMMADEPFTVPATGVVDYQNYTLDPGFSEDKWIQAAEARPGNHAVVHHHSVYFVPPGGDRQMSQVANQIAGYAPGTPPFVFPPGTALRVPAGSKIIIQMHYTPIGVEQQDLSYVGIKFADPATVEREVKNEITGNLGIRIPPGESSYKLTADRRFRRDTLLLNLTPHMHVRGKAFRFELEHADGTREILLDVPRYDFNWQLRYDLVEPRLIPKGSRLHCYAEFDNSTDNPNNPDPTKEVRFGEQTWEEMMFGVYQTLAPLEKSVEIEPATDKQASR; from the coding sequence ATGCCATTACCGATCAAGCGAGTGGTCTTGCTGCTGTTATTGCTGATCTGTGCCTGTTCCCTATCGGCCGAGGGGGCCGTCGGCGGTGAAGCTGCCACGCCTGCCGTCCCGGCGCTTGGGAAGCAAATCGCCGATTTCGAGTTGCCCGACCAGTATGCCCGATCGCATCGGTTGGGGGACTTCGCGAATCGCCCGGTCGTGGCGGTGGTCTTTCTGGGGATCGATTGTCCGCTGGTGAAGCATTATGCCCAGCGGCTGGTCGAATTGTCGGACGAGTTCGCTCCGCGCGGGGTGCAGTTCATCGGCGTGAATGCGAATCGGCAGGATTCGATCACCGCGCTCGGCCAATTCGCTCGGCAGCATCACGTCGAGTTCCCGCTGTTGAAAGATGCCCATCACACGGTAGCGGACCAATTCGGCGCCACGCGCACGCCTGAGGTGTTCGTGCTCGATCGCCAGCGACGCGTGGTTTACCAGGGACGCATCGACGATCAATACGGCGTCGGTTTCAAACGCCTGCAGCCGGTACGCCGCGATCTGGCCGAAGCGCTGGAAGACGCGCTGGCGAACAAGCCGGTCCGTCTGGCAACGACCGATCCGGCCGGTTGCTTGATCGGACGATCGCCCAAGGTCGAGCCGCATGGCGCCGTGACGTATCATCAGCAGGTGTCGCGCATCCTGGCGGGCCATTGCGTCGAGTGCCATCGCCCGGGCGAGGTGGGCCCCTTCCCTCTGACGAGCTACGACGAAGTGGCCGGTTGGGCGCCGATGATTGCCGAGGTCGTTCAACAGAACCGCATGCCCCCCTGGTTCGCCGACCCGAAGTATGGCCAGTTCAAGAACGACTGCCGACTGAGCGACGAGGATCGCGCCACGCTACTGACTTGGATTAAAAATGGAGCGCCGGAAGGAGATGCCCGCGATGCCCCCCCGCCGCCGAAGTTCGTCTCGGGCTGGCGGATGGAGCAGCCCGACCTGGTGCTGATGATGGCCGACGAGCCTTTTACCGTGCCAGCGACGGGAGTGGTCGACTATCAGAACTACACGCTCGATCCCGGCTTTAGCGAGGATAAGTGGATCCAGGCGGCCGAGGCGCGGCCGGGCAATCATGCGGTCGTTCATCATCACTCGGTCTACTTCGTGCCGCCGGGGGGCGATCGACAGATGAGCCAGGTGGCGAATCAGATTGCCGGCTATGCCCCCGGCACGCCCCCCTTTGTCTTTCCCCCCGGCACGGCGCTGCGCGTGCCGGCCGGCTCGAAGATCATCATCCAGATGCACTACACGCCGATCGGCGTCGAGCAGCAGGATCTCAGCTATGTGGGAATCAAGTTCGCCGATCCGGCCACGGTCGAGCGCGAGGTGAAGAACGAGATCACCGGCAACCTGGGCATCCGCATTCCGCCGGGCGAGTCGAGCTACAAGCTGACGGCCGATCGTCGCTTCCGCCGCGATACGCTGCTGTTGAATCTCACGCCCCACATGCACGTGCGTGGCAAGGCGTTTCGCTTCGAGTTAGAGCACGCGGACGGTACGCGCGAGATACTGCTCGATGTGCCGCGGTACGACTTCAACTGGCAGTTGCGTTACGATCTGGTCGAGCCGCGATTGATCCCCAAGGGGAGTCGGCTCCACTGCTACGCCGAGTTCGACAACTCGACCGACAATCCAAACAACCCCGATCCCACAAAGGAAGTCCGCTTCGGCGAGCAGACGTGGGAAGAGATGATGTTCGGGGTTTATCAAACGCTGGCGCCGCTGGAGAAGTCCGTGGAGATAGAGCCCGCCACGGACAAGCAGGCGAGCAGGTAG
- a CDS encoding transglutaminase domain-containing protein, translating into MASWINGTGCTPAADSTPAPAVVRQPSEVAPTLSTTANEQVVLPEPLPLGELAQADATPQAAPLSSGKLEQETWDVVFFQGAKVGYGRMAVSRLREGDRDLLRIDGLQHLSLKRFGQANEQEIKLTSIETPQGEVIRFEAQTAVGPSPISVRGEVRAGELVVDSTTEGRTTNRKMPWKKGVGGFFALEMSLLRKPLVPGEKRRIEMLAPPLLNQVELATLDLTAREFEPTKLLGGNFQLLRVDSRATLPGNVTLDSVMWTDRLGNLLKSVVPAVRQETFRTTKDVALGEPTDGQVDLGFDTMVRVEGRSIPRPHDTKRVKYRVTLADGDPASIFSSGSTQTVASTGANQAEVMVISLAPNATAGAKGTPRGENQAVPTDDDRKPNGLIQSDDPIIVAMAKEAAGNNTDHWRTAVALEQYVHENIKAKNFSQAFATAAEVAKTLEGDCTEHAVLLAALARARGIPARVVIGLIFVPSAAGFGYHMWTEVFVGGQWVPLDATLGRGGIGAAHLKLTHSSLAEASAYSCFLPVATVLGRLKIEVLEVE; encoded by the coding sequence ATGGCAAGTTGGATAAACGGCACGGGTTGTACCCCCGCCGCCGACAGCACTCCGGCCCCGGCCGTCGTTCGCCAGCCGAGCGAAGTGGCCCCCACGCTGTCCACGACGGCGAACGAGCAGGTCGTTTTGCCCGAGCCGCTGCCGCTGGGCGAGCTGGCCCAGGCCGATGCCACCCCCCAGGCGGCTCCCCTATCTTCCGGCAAGCTTGAGCAGGAGACGTGGGACGTCGTCTTTTTTCAGGGGGCGAAGGTGGGCTACGGCCGCATGGCCGTCAGTCGGCTTCGCGAGGGAGATCGCGATCTGTTGCGCATCGATGGCCTGCAGCATCTCTCGTTGAAGCGTTTCGGGCAGGCGAACGAACAGGAAATCAAGCTCACGAGCATCGAGACCCCCCAGGGCGAGGTGATCCGCTTCGAGGCACAGACAGCCGTGGGCCCCAGCCCAATCTCTGTGCGGGGCGAAGTCCGTGCGGGGGAGCTGGTGGTCGACAGCACCACCGAGGGACGCACCACGAATCGCAAGATGCCTTGGAAAAAGGGTGTCGGCGGGTTCTTCGCCCTCGAAATGTCGCTGCTCCGCAAGCCGCTCGTGCCGGGGGAAAAACGCCGGATCGAGATGTTGGCTCCCCCGCTCTTGAACCAGGTGGAATTGGCTACGCTCGATCTTACTGCCCGCGAGTTCGAACCGACGAAGCTGCTGGGGGGCAACTTCCAATTGCTGCGGGTCGACAGCCGGGCGACGTTGCCGGGCAACGTGACGCTCGACTCGGTGATGTGGACCGACCGCCTGGGCAACCTGCTCAAATCGGTGGTGCCGGCGGTGCGGCAGGAGACTTTCCGCACGACGAAGGACGTGGCGTTAGGCGAACCGACCGATGGCCAGGTCGACCTGGGCTTCGACACGATGGTTCGGGTTGAGGGCCGCAGCATCCCCCGGCCTCATGACACGAAACGGGTGAAGTACCGCGTCACGCTCGCGGATGGCGACCCCGCCAGCATTTTTTCGTCGGGCTCGACGCAGACCGTCGCTTCGACTGGAGCCAATCAGGCCGAGGTGATGGTGATCTCCCTCGCGCCCAATGCGACCGCAGGGGCCAAGGGAACCCCCAGGGGAGAGAATCAAGCGGTCCCGACGGACGACGATCGTAAGCCAAATGGCCTGATCCAGAGCGACGATCCGATAATCGTGGCTATGGCCAAGGAGGCGGCAGGCAACAACACCGATCACTGGCGCACGGCCGTGGCGCTCGAGCAGTACGTCCACGAGAACATCAAGGCGAAGAACTTTTCGCAGGCCTTTGCCACGGCGGCCGAGGTGGCGAAGACGCTCGAGGGGGACTGTACCGAACACGCCGTGCTGCTGGCGGCGCTGGCCCGGGCGCGAGGCATTCCGGCCCGGGTGGTGATCGGCTTGATCTTCGTCCCCAGCGCCGCGGGGTTCGGCTACCACATGTGGACCGAGGTGTTCGTAGGTGGTCAGTGGGTGCCGCTCGACGCCACGCTCGGCCGCGGCGGCATCGGCGCCGCGCATCTCAAGCTAACCCACTCGAGCCTGGCCGAGGCGAGCGCCTATAGCTGCTTCCTGCCGGTGGCGACCGTGCTGGGGCGGCTGAAGATTGAAGTGCTCGAGGTGGAGTGA
- a CDS encoding NYN domain-containing protein, which yields MTLLIDGYNLMHAAGIVGSGVGPGGLERSRRALLNFIVESLEVDELARAVVVFDANERPPLAVSDSFVHRGLRVRFAADHGEADELIEELIRLDSVPKRLLVVSSDHRLHRAARRRKGQAIDSDRWYAQMVARRAARRAPDPRESAGKPAMPQVDSQVKYWLDQMGFGESAPREENSLGPFPPGHFDDLDDEPGRP from the coding sequence ATGACTCTTCTGATCGATGGCTACAACCTGATGCATGCGGCTGGCATCGTCGGCAGCGGCGTCGGACCCGGTGGGCTCGAACGCTCACGCCGGGCCCTGTTGAATTTCATCGTCGAATCGCTCGAGGTCGACGAGTTGGCCCGGGCGGTCGTCGTCTTCGACGCCAACGAGCGTCCCCCGCTGGCCGTGAGCGATTCGTTCGTGCATCGCGGGTTGCGCGTCCGATTCGCAGCCGACCACGGCGAGGCGGACGAGTTGATCGAGGAGTTGATTCGTCTCGATTCCGTGCCGAAGCGGCTGCTCGTCGTATCGAGCGATCATCGGCTGCATCGCGCGGCGCGGCGCCGCAAGGGACAAGCGATCGACAGCGACCGCTGGTATGCCCAGATGGTGGCTCGCCGCGCGGCACGCCGAGCGCCCGATCCGCGCGAGTCGGCGGGAAAACCGGCCATGCCGCAGGTCGATTCGCAGGTGAAATACTGGCTCGATCAGATGGGATTCGGCGAGTCTGCCCCGCGCGAGGAGAACTCGCTCGGGCCTTTTCCCCCCGGCCACTTCGACGATCTCGACGACGAGCCCGGCCGCCCGTGA